A part of Arachis hypogaea cultivar Tifrunner chromosome 12, arahy.Tifrunner.gnm2.J5K5, whole genome shotgun sequence genomic DNA contains:
- the LOC112728520 gene encoding uncharacterized protein OsI_027940 gives MSRHPEVKWAQRLDKVYITVQLPDSKNAKVDLTPDGTFTFSATAGAEDHLYDLKLDLFDKVNVEESKINVGVRGIFCVVEKAEKGWWKRLLRGEGKPPHYVKVDWDKWVDEDEDDGGLGDLDLGGMDFSKFGGMGDDAMGDFDDDDDDEQEVSKPGGQGTSTEKEGASTAGDQDAAGEASTEKKEAAPST, from the exons ATGAG CCGTCATCCTGAGGTTAAGTGGGCTCAAAGGCTGGACAAGGTTTATATAACGGTTCAGTTGCCGGATTCGAAGAATGCGAAAGTGGACCTAACTCCAGATGGTACTTTCACCTTTTCGGCTACTGCTGGTGCCGAAGATCATCTGTATGACTTGAAGTTGGATCTCTTTGACAAGGTTAATGTAGAG GAGAGCAAGATTAATGTAGGGGTGAGAGGCATATTCTGTGTGGTGGAGAAGGCAGAGAAAGGATGGTGGAAAAGGTTACTACGAGGAGAAGGAAAGCCTCCGCATTATGTGAAAGTAGATTGGGATAAATGggttgatgaagatgaagatgatggtG GTCTTGGTGATCTAGACTTGGGAGGGATGGATTTCTCG AAATTTGGTGGGATGGGCGATGATGCAATGGGTGATTtcgatgatgacgatgatgatg AGCAAGAAGTGTCGAAGCCCGGAGGACAGGGGACTAGTACTGAGAAAGAGGGAGCTTCCACGGCCGGAGATCAAGATGCTGCCGGGGAGGCTTCAACAGAGAAAAAAGAAGCTGCTCCAAGCACATAA
- the LOC112728519 gene encoding sm-like protein LSM4 has product MLPLSLLKTAQGHPMLVELKNGETYNGHLVNCDTWMNIHLREVICTSKDGDRFWRMPECYIRGNTIKYLRVPDEVIDKVQEETKSRGDRKPPGVGRGRGRGREDGPGGRPAKGMGRGLDEGGAKGPGGGRGRGGPGGKPGGNRGAGRGRG; this is encoded by the exons ATG ctgCCCCTTTCTCTTCTGAAGACTGCCCAAGGCCACCCAATG TTGGTGGAGCTGAAAAATGGAGAGACTTATAACGGGCATTTGGTGAATTGTGATACATGGATGAACATCCATCTAAGAGAAGTCATTTGTACCTCTAAA GACGGAGATAGATTTTGGCGTATGCCGGAATGCTACATTCGTGGAAACACAATCAAGTATCTTCGAGTTCCTGATGAG GTTATTGACAAAGTTCAGGAAGAAACCAAGAGCCGTGGAG ATCGCAAACCGCCTGGTGTTGGACGTGGAAGGGGAAGGGGGAGAGAGGATGGTCCTGGTGGACGGCCAGCAAAAGGAATGGGCCGTGGCCTTGATGAAGGTGGAGCTAAAGGGCCAGGAGGAGGCCGAGGCAGGGGGGGCCCAGGTGGAAAGCCTGGTGGTAACAGAG GTGCAGGGAGAGGTAGAGGTTGA